Proteins from a single region of Phycisphaerae bacterium:
- a CDS encoding DUF3800 domain-containing protein yields MYFFYIDETGNRDPRLTIPRKDGTTVAGDWLYVLTAVSLFEKRWHGFEKTLNRRKGFLMNRIFKETGTRLQLADCEVKSNWVRQPKERTQHPFLRHVTDEEMTGLVDLFYQQLEHHKMHIFSVLVDKRHRPDYMDQEKLHRKSWELLLELVQRFMASTHGKHQALMVTDDVQIQVNRSLAMKHAYIMDQGTASGMWLTHICEMPMFVRSELSNGVQLADLCGYNIYRAFRSGDLDYAFFRRIAPKIWSRHYPLRTGKAGFSGLYVFPGNSPLRGLVDALENEKAPPNKPDGASEHNQ; encoded by the coding sequence GTGTACTTCTTTTACATCGATGAAACCGGCAACCGAGACCCCCGCTTGACGATTCCGCGGAAAGACGGAACCACCGTGGCGGGAGATTGGCTGTACGTCCTGACGGCGGTGAGCCTCTTCGAGAAACGCTGGCACGGTTTCGAGAAGACACTCAATCGACGCAAGGGCTTCCTGATGAACCGAATCTTCAAGGAAACTGGTACGCGCCTGCAACTGGCCGACTGCGAAGTCAAGTCGAACTGGGTGCGCCAACCCAAGGAGCGCACACAGCATCCGTTTCTTCGCCATGTGACGGATGAAGAGATGACCGGATTGGTGGACCTTTTCTACCAGCAACTCGAACACCACAAGATGCACATCTTCAGCGTCCTGGTCGACAAGCGGCACCGGCCGGATTACATGGATCAGGAGAAACTGCACCGCAAGTCGTGGGAACTGCTGCTCGAACTTGTGCAGCGGTTCATGGCAAGCACCCACGGGAAGCACCAGGCACTCATGGTGACCGATGATGTCCAGATCCAAGTCAACCGATCATTGGCTATGAAGCATGCCTACATCATGGATCAAGGCACGGCCAGCGGCATGTGGCTTACGCACATCTGCGAAATGCCGATGTTCGTTCGAAGCGAGTTGTCAAATGGCGTCCAGTTGGCCGACCTGTGCGGGTACAACATCTACCGCGCGTTCAGAAGTGGCGATCTGGACTATGCTTTCTTTCGCAGGATCGCCCCGAAGATCTGGTCGCGGCACTACCCGTTACGGACAGGCAAGGCTGGCTTTTCAGGGCTGTACGTCTTTCCCGGAAACAGTCCCTTGCGTGGTTTGGTCGATGCGCTGGAGAATGAAAAAGCCCCGCCAAACAAACCTGACGGGGCCTCTGAACACAATCAATGA